The Cucurbita pepo subsp. pepo cultivar mu-cu-16 chromosome LG05, ASM280686v2, whole genome shotgun sequence nucleotide sequence AATGTTTTGTCTTATCATGATGAATTAGATTTTTTGTAACGCCTATTGCAACTTGATTGTCACACATCATCTATACTGGTGATAAGCAACTTTTTCTAATTCACTTTGAACTCTCTTGATCCATATGCCTTTACATATACCGTGAGCAAGCGCTCTGAACTTCTATACTGGCTTTTGGCAACCACATATTGATACTATTTTTGACTTCTTCATGTTTCAAGATTTTCCCGTACCAAATAACAATACCTTGAGGTGGATTTtctatttgtaaatttttttgtttggcaAACCATCCATGGCAAGGTTAATACTTCGCATCATGTTCAGAGGTTTTCACCCAATTTGATTGGGCCCAGTGTTGTATCCATTGTAGGGGAAGTGGCTGAGGTTATAGATCATTTTTTGTGGTCTTGTTAGTTCACTAGATTAGTGTGGAGCGACTCTTAACTTCAGCTTGGCCAAGTTGAGGAGCTGTCGTTCCATGTCGgaggagtttttttttccattccCCCTTTCGTGAAAAAGGATGCTCGTTGTGGTTTGCTtgtctttgtattttttgtttcttcaggGGTTGAAAAATCTTCACCTGGGTGAAGTGTGGTCCCTTGTTTGATGTCACACCTCTCTTAATTGCCTTTTAGATCTTATTTTGCTTGATTGGAGGCACTTCTTAGATCAGTTGGGCTCTTTTTGAAGCATTCtttgccttttatttttctggtATTTCCCATGCgttctttcattttgtctCAGTGAAGGCATGacttttcataaacatatataaaaaaaagttccaaGTTGATTCTTACAAGAATTTCCACTTTGGACTCTATTTTTATGGACAATATGATTTGAAATGGACTTCCTACATGGACAAACTAACACCTGAATTGGCTAGCAAACTAAGGGAAAACAATTACTGCAATAATTTCTATCATTACAGACTTGCGCAGTGCACTATATACTGTTGTTTTTCTTGGgaagtaattttcttttcttgtattACTTCATGTTAATAACAtgtttaattctttatttttcaggtTCTCTTTCTGGAACTTGCCATAGCCATGCATATTTTTGGCAATAGCGATGTGCCTCATAGTCTTCCTATTTCCTATTCCTCATTATTTGGTCTTCCTCCGTTGGTTCGTATACAATTCCTTTCAATATTTCgttccattattatttaaagtgGATCTCATTCTTCAATTTATCCATGCCATACCTGCTCCtcattacattttttcttctgcACTAGATTTCCAGCTGTAATTTTGCCCCTGCTGATGCTGGATACATAATTATCTCTTCCTTAATATCTGTAGCTTTTCATGAATTTGGTcatgctgctgctgttgcAAGGTATGTTTCTTTCTACCTCCTCAGTTCTAATATTTGAACGTTTTCAATTGATATTTGTTAAACGGTGATCATATGTAGTAATTTGTATCGGAAGCAGTAGCTGGAAAATtagatgattattattttagatctCAGAATGTAGTGGACTAGATTATCATTCCTCTCACTTTGGAAACTTTACGTAAATGGCAGCGAGGGCATAAAATTGGAGTATGTTGCTGTTTTTATTGCACTCCTTTTCCCAGGTGCCTTGGTGGCTTTCAATCATGATGTACTGCAGGATTCATCATGCTTCAATGCTCTGCGTATCTACTGTGCTGGTATTTGGCACAATGCAGTTGTAAGATCAAATCATGTTACTGGTGTGCTGTTGATTTTTGTTTAGTCTCCCATTCTAGTTCAGGATCTAGGTCTGACAATAATTGCTCAGTAGTTTCCTACTTAATAAGAGATATATCTGAATGTACTAGCTCTCTAGCTTTCTGCAGCTTCTGGATTGATGTTATTCTGCCTGCCGCTGATTCTGTTTCCTCTTTACTTACGTGGCGAAAGTCCCATGGTAcctcaatattttatattcacaTGAAAAGATTTTAACCTTCTTTTTCCCCTCTTGACTGATTCCTGTGAACTGTAATAGGTTTTGGACGTTCCTTCTACTTCACCATTGTCTGGTTATTTATCCCATGGTCATCTGATTTTGTCATTGGATGGCATGCACATTCAAAATGTGGATGATTGGGTCAATCTATCAGCTCAAATAAGTGAATCAACATTTCAAAATGGAACCCTCTCCAGACTTGGTGAAAACGACCGAATGGCCAATGGCAGAAAGGGATACTGCGTTCCAAATTTTATGTTGaaagaaagcaataaagtTCAGTTCTCACATGATCAGTCAACTTGTTTTGGCGACCTTACTTCTTTTACATCTATTCCTTGTGTTAGTTCTACCGTTTTAGTTGATGGTGATGTGGATGATAGCCATTCTAACCGCAAAGAAGGCATATTTTGCTTGAATGTCAATGATGTTATTAAGCTTAATAAATGCATTAGTGGATGGGATAAAGCCATAATCAATGATAGCACTAGCACCTGTATGTGTTCACAGGTATACCTGATCTTTGGTGAGCATTATGTAATTTTGCAAGTTCTCTGTCTAACTCTGAATAATTGGACCCATGCAATGGCTTTAGcttatcatcttttttttggataatttttaATCCACAGGATGAAACTTGCTTAAGTCCAGTCCAAATGCCTGGTTCGGTATGGGTCGAGATTACATATTTGAATCCCCATTCTTCAGACTGTTTCTATTCCAGAGAAAATCCACTCCCAAGTTTGAATTGTAGTGgaactttcatttttgttggtGACGTGGTTTCAATGGCGCACTCTATTCAGCTGACAATGTACCGGCCAAGATTGGATTTTCATTATGCTAGATATCTTCCAGATGTACTGGAAAGGATCTTCTTGTGCTTATTTCACGCCTCTCTTGCACTAGCTCTTCTCAACAGTTTGCCGGTATGTTTTAATGCTCCATTTTGCAAATTATTTTCAGATTTACTTCATGGGGATAACATCAAAtaaagtttagggtttagtcTAGGTCTTCTAGCCTTGTGCATCGCAGGATTTTTGTAAGTATATCTGCAGTTAtgaattttggaaattttacGTATTGCTGATTAAGTAATGGTGGTAGAGCCGAAAGCCTTATTGCAGCATTTTTATTGATCTTTCAAAAAGCTGTATAAAGGTGGACCCCTAGATCGTGAGATAATGAACTTTAATTACAAGGGTGGTTATTCATATTAACCAAAGTAATCAACTAACCACCTAACTATAAatcaagtaaaattaaatatctaagCTAGATTACCAAGAGAGAATAATCAAACCAAACTACATCGATTCCCCCtacatggaaagaaaaaaaaacttgttctAGGTAATGCTAAAAATAGATGCTGAAGCTAACCTTTGTTTTACGGTCTCAAAACTGTCTTGTTGATCTTTGTCCTAATGaaaccctttttctttagACATTCGGTTAAAGGTGATACTATGGtgctgaaattttgaataaacttCATGTGAAAGGATGCAAGCCCCTGGAAACTTTTAATTCCTTGACATTTGAAAGTATTGGCCATTCATGATGGTCAACTTCTTTGCTAGttcacatattataaaatctaaaaagacAGGTTTGACACTCCAAGAATACATCTTTGCAAGTTAATACACAAGGAGTTGGCTTTAAGAGTGGAGAGAACATGCTTCAAGTGAATAATGTGTTCTAGACTTGTGTTAAACGCCAAGATATCAGAAACATACAACCacaaattttccaaaaaaggTATGTAAACCTTTGTTCATAAGGCACATGAATGTACTAGGGGCATAAGTAAGTAAGTTTAAATGGCATTACAAGCCACTCAAACAATTTCTCATTAGTTTTAAAGTCGACCTTGCACCCTTCTCCCGGCCCTGAACAGATTTGGTGATATCCACTTTGAGGATCAATTTTAGATACCTCAAGCCTAAACCAACTAGATCAATGCCTACCTTTAATCCTTTCCTACCCaccatatttataaaaattacctTAACAACCTCCCTAACTAATTACTCATTTACTCATGATACTCTAATACTATTCATAATTCTATTCCAGTAGCATTCATGTCAACGGTTAATTCTGGTGCATTTGATTTTAGAGCTGAATCATTAATTAAAGCGCatacaaaataattactaCGATGAGCAAAGATGAAGTAAGTTATTGAACTCTTTTATGATTACTACTAGTTGTGTATTTTTGTAGGTATATTATTTGGATGGTGAATCTATTTTGGAGATAATTATTTTCCAGCTCACCTCAATGAGCCTGAGAAACAAGGAAAAAGTTCTTCGAGCTTTTCTGATGGGAGGAACACTCATGTCGATCTTTTTACTGCTGAGGATTTTCTTCCATGTGTTCGTCAGCTGACGGTAACCTGTAACTgtggtttttgtttattattgaGCATAGTAGGTTGCTACGAATTTCCAATTGCATTGGTTTTGAATGAATTTTCATCGTTTGTAGATACAGCTTAGAAAATTTTGACCATGTCTAGGATTTTCCTTCTCTAGAAAGGATGGTGTCTCAAGGGTTGGgatatatgtttatttatgcTCATTAGCTTTTCTGTAATGATCATACccttaatattttgaaatttaatattattatttgttaaaggAAAAATCTATTAACTCATAAAGATGTAGATAAAGAAGGATGTTAGATATGTTAGTTACTTACATAAGGTCTGCTTCAATTCCTATTTCATTTCTGATCACTATGAATTACAAACACTTTTAGATAATTCGAGAAGTTACTCTCCAAATACAGCTTGTATTCTTCCGCCCTTCCCATCCGTTCTCAATGCATCAAATACAAGCCTCTATAACCATGGCTAACATCCAACTCCTCATTGCCTATCCAACCAATAGAAACAGAAGTAACTAACGGGGACAACTTCCTTACTCAGCTTGTGTGTTACCTTTACATATGTATAATGCATTTGGGCGAATGATAGACCCCTCAACTGTTGTGTATACTCGGAAGAAGGTTAGAATGTATATGCTAGGAGGGGTAAGAAGGAAAGTACGCCCCTGAGAAGCTGGTTATCCCTAATATGCAGGGGAGGGAATAGTGGTGAGGTAGTAGTGAAGTTAGTTATCTCTCGAATGACCTGTGcattttgttctgtttttcaaCACCATTTTTGTCTATCTCTCAAACAATGATAGTAGCAAGATACTAACAACAGCCTAGATGTTACCTTATCAACTTGAGCAATACTATTGGGAGGATCTACAATTAATTTAACAGAATAACCTGTTGCCATATTTGAATCAATCTCAGTGCGCCACATCTTGTtcaatattttaggaaaaagtcTACATACCTTAGAAAAAAGGCAAGAGTGCGTAGCGTGCATAGTGACATTGGAGATGAGCATATTTTGAAAGGGAATAATAGGTGGGCCATTTAAGGGAGTTAGTTAAGAATTATATAAGAAGTATATTTCAACATGATACATTACATATCACTCTTACTATATCAATAAtcatttgtaaaatatttgtatgtaTGGATGTAtttatgtgtgtatatatatatatatatatctcaatattaattataatattaattggtATCAGGACTTGCTCCTATCCAAGTGGGAATAAAGCTGCCGTAGTAGCAAAATGAAAATCCTTGAAGGAGTTAACCAACTGCTGAGAAACAAGAGGTGACAGGGCGAATGCTTACAAGACTGACAGGAAATGTGAATAAGAATTAGTAGGTAGGGTAGGTAGGGTAGGGTAGGGTAGGGTAGGGTAGGGTAGGGTAGGTAAAGAGATGGGAGTATCCAAACAGAAGTGGCAAAAGGGTGGAGGGTTTTCCCTCATTTTCCTGTTGAGGAGGATCTCTTTACTATCGTTCTGGCTTTGTTCGTTGAAGAAGGATCACTGGAGTTCCATTTGGGACATTGGTGCTATTCCACTATTCTTCAATGGTGCTATTCCACTAATCTCTAATCTTCATTTGTTCATCAACTCTTAATGAAAAGAGATTCGCCTTGAGGGCAAAGGTGAATCTCAGTGCTGGAGATCTGCTCGAGTTTGGCAAGCATCCAGTTAGTTTGGTTCAAAGTCATTCCATGCTTGTTTTTAAGCTGCCATCTGAATGATATTCTTAGTTCTTCCTGCAtctaatattttcataacCAATATGAAAGTGTCTTGGTTCTAAACCTTTGTTGCCAATTTAATGTTTTGAGTTTAGGAAGTGTGTGTTTGTTTAGGGTATAAGTTTAGGAAGTTTATTTGCCATGCATGTTTAGATTTTTGAGTCGTATTGATGCAATAAATTTTACTGTATCCTAGGTTTAGTGGCgatttaacatggtatcattTCGCGTCATCCTTTTCTTTGACGTGCAATTGGTTGAGGTCTTCTTTGCAGTCTTCTCCCCAGAGGGACGCGGCATGAGTCTTTTTTCACACCTCTTATATGGTTAAGAGTTGTTTTTGGTCCCAAAATGTTTAGTTATTGATGTACTTGTTGATGTGTTATTCGAGGTGAGCTCTAGTTTGCTAAGGTGTTAACCTTCAAGAGATGTGGTGCTCAACCTTAAGTTAGTACTTAATCAAGCGTAGTGTTGATGCAAGCTAGAGTTATATTACGTACCCTTAGGAAAGACTGATTTTTTACTACTACTAGTCGAGCTCATGTTCGTTCGTAAGCCCAATTTACTTCACTAGCATGGGCATCTAGAGCGTAGACACAACTTCTTTGATTGTGCCACGTGAAAATTTCAGTTTCGATCTCATAAACACTATAATTCTAAAAACAGTAACTATATATAATAGTTGGtaaaaagttttcattttttttttcaaatcatctgtaaatataataaagttaaataaaaaataaaattcttgaaaTATAGTATTTGTATTGGTttagtttctaattttttaacatgaaattattttagtgAAATTTAACCGTCTCAATTCTCGGGCAATCGCACCAAAAATTTGAGTTCCTTTTGGATTTCCTTGATCAATAACAAGGGCAACATTGTCATCATACTGTATTATCATACCGTTTTCTCGTTTGAGTTCTTTACAAGTACATACGATTATAGCTGTAATCTTTCTAGAGGTGTATTTGGGACGACTTTCTTAATTACAGTAACAATAACGTCCCCAATATGCACATCAATTCTCCCCTATAATTCAATTCTCCCCTATAATTCGGATACAAATCAATTCTCGTTAGTTCCtagatttttgaaattataaatttatttttgaaacttttaaactaacaaaaaatcataaacctattatttttttacacaaaagttaaaaattataaaaaattgaagagatatttttataagtagacaaaatttaaaagataaaatctaTAATTGAAGTAACGGTGAGGCAATTGGCGTGCGTAGTTGCGTGGTGTCGGTGTCATTGGCTTGATTTACTAACCATTTTTAAGAGTGGAATATGCCGAATCTTGTAAAGTAGAGAAAACGACTTCCATGAGCGAAGCATTAatgtcaaaacaaaacaaaacaaaacaaaacaaaagaagaagagagggtAGGAAAATTCGGGCAAGAAATGGAAGCGGATTCATTGAACCTGGACACCCCATTGATCGCCTTTAAGAGCACCAACAAACGTTCCCCAAATCGCACCACTCCAGAAAACCCAGAGCCATTTTCGGGCCACAATGGGGATTCTGAAAACGATCAAGCAAGACGTCGGATCCGATCTCGCCATCAGGCGGAGGAACGAGGAGCTCGAGAAGGAGCTTCAGGCGAGCCGCGAAAGAGAGCAGGTGATGCGGCAGCAGCTACAAAGAGCCTGCGAGAGGCTCAAGGTCGCCGAGGAGGCCGAAGAGAGGCTCTCCTCTCAACTCGGAGAACTCGAGGCGGAGGCGCTCACGCAGGCCCGCGATTACCACCACCAAATCGCGGCGTTGATGAACCAGCTCTCGCAGGCTCAGAAATTGCTGCAGATCCGACTGCAACAACCGCAACTCCAATCTGCCTCTGTCTAGATTTGCGTCTTCGAAGCAGGAtcaggattttttttttttttttttttttttttggcttgaTGTTTTATTGAAGCGCCAATTTTAGTAGATATGTATGTGGTTTGATCCGCTGCTTGGCTTGTAAATCCAGAGATTTCTGTTCTTCCTCCTTGAATAAGAATTggtcatttttaaatttggatgaATTTCAAATAAGCTAAATGCTcaaatttcaatcaaattaatcttttaattaatgtaaatatatgatatgtatTAATTTCATGCAAATGGGTTAAAATGAGTATTAATTGTATAAATATTACATTTGGAAAGTAATTCACTCtcaaaattgttattgaaattaaaattaattaaaaatgaattccGTTCtctgaatttttaaaatcattttttaaatattcaaaaaaatagttctaaattaaatcttatgaatgtatatatatatatatatatatattttttctcattctttttgttcattttttgggTCGATAAATCTCAACCTCAACCGTGGCGTGGACGAAAAGAAAACTAACACCATACATTTGATTCCCATTATGAGTTGAAAAATGGAAGCAAAATGGACGAAAAAATAGAGCCAAACAAATACGTCCACTTGGTTTAAGTAGCACCACAAAAAGTCTGTGTGTAATGGTTGCAATATAAACCCTTAGAAAATTCATTATATAATTTGGAATCGTTCACATATATCTtgcaaaagaagaaagaagaaagcaaggaaaaagaaatggtaCCACAACTTAGAGCGGAGAGATGATTGGATCTTTGCACTTGTTAGAAGTGAGACTATTGATTGGGTCGAGAACCCATCTAAAGTAAAACTTTAAAGACCGAGAAACAAATCCAAAGGTTAGTCGAATTCGATAGTGCCAACCACCACGAGCATTAACCAAAGATGAGACTTCTTGAGACTAACCAAAGAATTGAACTTGATAGTGTCAACCACCACGAGCCTTGACCAAAGACGAGTCCCTTGAGATTGACCAACAAAAGTTCAAATGACTGACCTCCTGACCCTATGAAGGTCGGCCAATATGACAAATCTCATACGGGTCAGTCGATAGTCGGAGTTGTGGTCGGAGTTGTGGTCGGAGTTGTGGTGGTTTAGCACCACACCCACATTCACCTCTCTCTTTGTCTTATAGGCACAACGTGATTTTTAACAATACAAATTTTTAGTCAATATGCCAACCAAACCAAGTTGTTCCATCATTCATTAATAAACAAAGCCATGGTTCAGTCATCCAcaacaatcaaatcaaaaggtGCATTTGGTGCAAATTCAAACGACAAAAAAGTCCTATTAATCAAACATATTCTTCCTATTCAAGATGAACTAACCACTTCCCTACCTCATCAAGTTCACCTACGAAGAGTTCTTGGGACAAGCTGCTCACAAAACCCGCTTCATCTCTCTCGTAGCTCGGCGTTCCTGAAATCAAAAGTTAACCATAAACAAGACGACATAGAACAATGGAAGCAACAAGAACTTTACGTATAGAGCTCGATTAAAACCTCTGAATGTGATCAAGAATCAAAAGCCTCGGTCCCGGGGGGATCTTAACATCTCTAAGCGCACTGGCACACGTCAAAGCAGAAGGGTATACATACTTAGCAAATGCATTGATTATAACCATAAGTATGAAAACATGAATTCAATATACATGCCTATCAGTGAGCAGAGGCAATGTGCTATCAGTCAATAAGCCTTTCTTGAAATTCTTCTCATAGCTAGCAAGGCCAAGGTTACTCAACATGCTTCGGGTTTTAGCGTAGAACACGTCTTCCGCAGGTGGCTTAGAATACTTTTCGCCTAACTGAAAAACACCATTAATTCTTAAACAAGTTCCAAATTTTGGTATAAGAACAAAGGAACAGCCGAGGACGTGCTTGAAATGCTTGAAATTTATCAGAATAATAGAACAGTTGTTATTGATGCGTACCTTGAAAAGTCCACCTTGAACGAGCGAGAAAAAAAGACCCGAGGTGACGGCGTTTGCCACCTGATTCGGGCCTCCCATTCCGCTCACCAATGAAAACATGGCCCCAGATCCAAAAGCAGCCACCATGCTGTAATAGCAAGTAAAATCGTATCGGCCGAGTTCAGGAAACAAACAAGCAGTCTAAATAGAGCTAAGAGGTTACTATGTGCAACATGGAAACAAGCTAAAATTAGTTGGCTACAAGAACTATGCCCTTCTGATATTTATTATAAGCTACTTAAAGGAGGCAAGAAACTAGCTATACAAAAAATGGCTCCAATTCCGTGTGATGAAACCGAATGGGTAACTATAAAGATCCTTCGAGACTGACGCCCAAACAGAGGCGTTAAGCTTCAGTTATGACCGAACCTACTCCCAGCACCTCTCCGCGTCCCTAAACACTGTTGTTTATTTCAAATCACAGACCCCAAAAGGTAAGAAGGAAGTCAGCCTAGCACAAGGGGATAGTCTTTGCTCTTAAAAGCGGGAAGTACCATAACCATGTCATAGGGAAATGCCGGGGCCATCAAGTGTGGAATCTGGATTTCGAATCTTGATCTGAATCTTGGACATGggtcgttataaatggtatcaa carries:
- the LOC111795506 gene encoding protein RESPONSE TO LOW SULFUR 2-like: MGILKTIKQDVGSDLAIRRRNEELEKELQASREREQVMRQQLQRACERLKVAEEAEERLSSQLGELEAEALTQARDYHHQIAALMNQLSQAQKLLQIRLQQPQLQSASV
- the LOC111796202 gene encoding membrane-bound transcription factor site-2 protease homolog, with amino-acid sequence MSGRWRLSKRPRAEADAHARVPPLLPLSTSRKGLSNAVSCWYCDCKITSFNEPIFHFGRRHARVLRAWFSIGIGFSLAALAVVTTVLFLELAIAMHIFGNSDVPHSLPISYSSLFGLPPLISSCNFAPADAGYIIISSLISVAFHEFGHAAAVASEGIKLEYVAVFIALLFPGALVAFNHDVLQDSSCFNALRIYCAGIWHNAVLSAASGLMLFCLPLILFPLYLRGESPMVLDVPSTSPLSGYLSHGHLILSLDGMHIQNVDDWVNLSAQISESTFQNGTLSRLGENDRMANGRKGYCVPNFMLKESNKVQFSHDQSTCFGDLTSFTSIPCVSSTVLVDGDVDDSHSNRKEGIFCLNVNDVIKLNKCISGWDKAIINDSTSTCMCSQDETCLSPVQMPGSVWVEITYLNPHSSDCFYSRENPLPSLNCSGTFIFVGDVVSMAHSIQLTMYRPRLDFHYARYLPDVLERIFLCLFHASLALALLNSLPVYYLDGESILEIIIFQLTSMSLRNKEKVLRAFLMGGTLMSIFLLLRIFFHVFVS